A genomic window from Gemmatimonadaceae bacterium includes:
- a CDS encoding serine/threonine-protein kinase, translating to MDRLAPALADRYRVERELGAGGMATVYLAHDLRHERDVAIKVLHPDLGATLGSERFLAEIRTTATLQHPNLLPLFDSGEADGLLFYVMPFVEGETLRVRLDREKQLPLDEALRLTTALATALGYAHARGVIHRDIKPENILLPAAQPVIADFGIALAVRNAGGARITQTGLSLGTPQFMSPEQAMGDRVLDARTDQYSLAAILYEMLAGEPPHSGTTGQAVIAKLLTDVPRPLRSLRASVPGHVEAAVRRALEKLPADRWSSVDEFAAALRTPSAFGDMATASHPPVASRRWPTALLVAVALLASVAAVWGWRRPMPTTPTVRYAVALDSGERLGGSGTRLALSPDGSSLVYTNGLDRRLWIRRRDALRGVPIPGTEDAQSPFFSPDGTRIGYLTPSRGMRLIALDGAGLTAVTDSVVGLAGAVWSDAGMIYADAIGNRGLVQVEARPGATPRPFTTSDTAAGEVNHAWPEMLPDGGAVLFQIRYSINSARRHTIGIADVATGRHRVLCDGIYARVLRPGYLLIVGEAGELSVVPFDLEKRQLAGEPRSLGVSVRVQTSQGADVAVSRDGRVAYATGSGAAEWELARIDRDGRSAPFDTAWRDGFTSPRLSPDGEALAVLVGNSVTDQDVWIKRATAEPLRLTLDSRFIRSVTWGPDPFSVTVVGLNPAEQRFDVFVQRADGRSTRRVIALPNSHQASGVEWSPDGKWLVYETSAIDANGRQGNGDVYLFRPGIDSVATAVAATKAMEGAPAISPDGRLLAFTSGVTGRSEVYVVPFPNVGDARWPISTNGGGDPRWSRDGTRLLYLDGARRLQAAEVSPAGGFHVVRTAAWPGSVELGGTRANTRLYDPMTDGSILIVRPVERAQGARLVIVENWLDELRRSSSDAR from the coding sequence ATGGACCGCCTCGCTCCCGCGCTGGCCGACCGCTACCGCGTCGAGCGAGAACTCGGCGCCGGCGGCATGGCCACCGTCTATCTCGCGCACGACCTCCGCCACGAACGGGATGTGGCGATCAAGGTGCTGCATCCGGATCTGGGGGCGACGCTCGGCAGCGAACGCTTCCTCGCGGAGATTCGCACGACGGCGACGCTGCAGCATCCGAATCTCCTGCCATTGTTCGACAGTGGCGAGGCAGATGGCCTGCTCTTCTACGTCATGCCCTTCGTCGAGGGCGAGACGCTTCGGGTACGCCTCGATCGTGAGAAGCAGCTCCCGCTGGACGAAGCCCTGCGACTGACCACGGCACTGGCGACGGCGCTCGGGTATGCCCACGCGCGTGGGGTGATCCACCGCGACATCAAGCCCGAAAACATTCTGCTGCCGGCCGCGCAGCCGGTCATCGCCGATTTCGGGATAGCCCTGGCCGTTCGCAATGCCGGCGGTGCTCGTATCACGCAGACGGGATTGTCGCTGGGAACGCCGCAGTTCATGAGTCCCGAGCAAGCGATGGGGGATCGCGTGTTGGACGCGCGCACCGATCAGTACTCACTGGCGGCGATCCTCTATGAGATGCTGGCGGGCGAACCGCCCCACAGCGGGACCACCGGGCAGGCGGTGATTGCCAAGCTGCTCACGGATGTGCCGCGACCGCTCCGTAGTCTGCGTGCGTCGGTACCCGGCCACGTCGAGGCCGCGGTGCGGCGGGCACTCGAAAAGCTGCCGGCCGATCGCTGGTCGTCGGTCGATGAGTTCGCCGCCGCGCTGCGTACCCCCTCGGCGTTCGGCGACATGGCCACGGCGAGTCACCCTCCGGTGGCGTCGCGTCGGTGGCCGACGGCATTACTTGTGGCCGTCGCCCTGCTCGCCAGCGTGGCCGCGGTGTGGGGATGGCGCCGTCCCATGCCCACGACGCCAACGGTGCGCTACGCGGTCGCCCTCGACTCCGGCGAACGGCTTGGCGGAAGCGGCACACGCCTGGCGCTCTCGCCCGACGGGTCCTCGCTCGTCTACACGAACGGTCTCGACCGGCGACTCTGGATCCGCCGGCGCGATGCGCTGCGAGGCGTTCCGATTCCGGGGACGGAGGATGCGCAGTCACCGTTCTTCTCGCCTGACGGGACGCGCATAGGCTATCTCACGCCGTCGCGCGGGATGCGCCTTATTGCCCTCGATGGCGCCGGTCTCACGGCGGTGACGGACTCCGTGGTCGGGCTCGCTGGCGCGGTGTGGTCCGATGCGGGGATGATCTACGCCGACGCGATCGGCAATCGCGGGCTGGTGCAGGTCGAGGCGCGCCCCGGGGCGACGCCCCGCCCGTTTACCACCAGTGACACTGCCGCCGGTGAGGTGAACCACGCATGGCCCGAGATGCTGCCGGACGGAGGCGCCGTCCTCTTCCAAATCCGATACAGCATCAACTCCGCTCGTCGGCACACGATCGGCATCGCTGACGTCGCGACGGGCAGGCATCGCGTACTCTGTGACGGGATCTACGCCCGAGTGCTTCGTCCGGGGTACCTGCTGATCGTTGGAGAGGCGGGAGAGCTCTCGGTCGTGCCATTCGATCTTGAGAAGCGGCAGTTGGCGGGAGAGCCGCGCTCCCTGGGGGTGTCCGTCCGGGTGCAGACCTCGCAAGGCGCTGATGTTGCGGTCTCCCGAGATGGTCGCGTCGCCTACGCGACCGGTTCCGGCGCCGCGGAGTGGGAGCTCGCGCGAATCGATCGTGATGGCCGCAGTGCGCCCTTCGATACGGCATGGCGCGATGGATTCACCAGCCCGCGCCTCTCACCTGACGGTGAGGCCTTGGCCGTGCTTGTTGGAAACAGCGTGACGGATCAGGATGTGTGGATCAAGCGCGCCACCGCCGAACCGTTGCGCTTGACGCTCGATTCCCGGTTCATACGGAGCGTGACGTGGGGGCCCGATCCGTTCTCGGTCACCGTGGTGGGATTGAATCCAGCCGAACAGCGCTTCGATGTGTTCGTGCAGCGCGCCGACGGGCGCTCAACGCGAAGAGTCATTGCGCTGCCGAACAGCCATCAGGCGTCCGGGGTGGAATGGTCGCCGGACGGGAAGTGGCTCGTGTACGAGACGTCTGCGATCGATGCGAACGGCCGCCAGGGGAACGGCGACGTCTACCTCTTTCGACCGGGCATCGATTCGGTTGCCACGGCAGTCGCCGCCACCAAGGCGATGGAGGGGGCACCGGCGATCTCACCTGACGGACGTTTGCTCGCGTTCACCTCGGGGGTGACAGGACGATCCGAGGTCTACGTCGTGCCGTTCCCGAATGTCGGCGATGCCAGATGGCCAATCTCCACGAACGGAGGCGGCGATCCGCGCTGGTCGCGCGACGGCACGCGACTGCTTTATCTGGATGGTGCGAGACGCTTGCAGGCCGCCGAGGTTTCGCCAGCTGGCGGATTCCACGTCGTGCGGACCGCGGCATGGCCAGGTTCCGTGGAACTCGGCGGTACCCGCGCCAACACTCGGCTCTACGACCCGATGACAGATGGCAGCATCCTAATTGTGCGACCGGTTGAACGGGCGCAGGGCGCGCGGCTGGTCATTGTCGAGAACTGGCTCGACGAACTGCGCCGCTCAAGCTCGGACGCCCGATGA
- a CDS encoding alpha/beta hydrolase has protein sequence MRRLLLLFVAALAAGTFWLNAKDPEHRTLADDARQSAGGAFVHLPDGITHYDVSGPDSGARVVLVHGFSVPAYIWDSTFTALTAAGYRVARYDTYGRGWSDRPETTYDFSLFDRQLTGLLDSLGWKEPVHVMGLSYGGPVTSTFVGRHPERVATHVLVDPAAGSLRQVPWYMAAPLIGPFLWQTLAVPGMADGQASDFVHPEGWPDWADKYRVQMQFKGFGRALRATILANRTVNLDSLYATTGKAGKPTLLIWGTEDKTVPIANAEQVRKGIPQAEWHPISNAGHLPHMEQARVVDSLLLDFLTRNNPRPTTKNP, from the coding sequence ATGCGCCGTCTTCTGCTGCTCTTCGTTGCCGCCCTCGCCGCCGGCACCTTCTGGCTCAATGCGAAGGACCCTGAGCATCGCACGCTCGCCGACGACGCCCGCCAATCGGCCGGCGGCGCTTTCGTGCACCTCCCCGACGGCATCACCCACTACGACGTCTCCGGCCCCGACTCCGGCGCGCGCGTCGTGCTCGTGCACGGTTTCTCGGTGCCCGCCTACATCTGGGATTCGACCTTCACGGCGCTCACGGCCGCGGGCTATCGCGTCGCCCGCTACGACACCTACGGGCGCGGCTGGTCCGACCGCCCCGAGACGACGTACGACTTCAGCCTCTTCGACCGCCAACTCACCGGCCTGCTCGACTCCCTTGGCTGGAAGGAGCCGGTGCACGTGATGGGCCTTTCATACGGCGGCCCGGTGACGAGCACCTTCGTGGGTCGCCATCCGGAGCGCGTCGCGACTCATGTGCTGGTGGACCCGGCGGCGGGCTCCCTCCGCCAGGTGCCGTGGTACATGGCCGCACCACTGATCGGCCCCTTCCTCTGGCAAACGCTCGCGGTGCCTGGCATGGCTGACGGCCAGGCCAGCGACTTCGTGCATCCGGAAGGCTGGCCGGACTGGGCCGACAAGTACCGCGTGCAGATGCAGTTCAAGGGCTTCGGCCGCGCGCTCCGTGCCACGATTCTGGCCAACCGCACGGTGAACCTGGATTCGCTCTACGCCACGACCGGCAAGGCCGGCAAGCCGACGCTGCTGATCTGGGGCACCGAAGACAAAACCGTGCCGATCGCCAACGCCGAGCAGGTGCGGAAGGGAATCCCGCAGGCCGAGTGGCACCCCATCAGCAATGCGGGACACTTGCCGCACATGGAGCAGGCGCGAGTGGTGGACTCACTGCTGCTCGACTTCCTGACCCGCAACAACCCACGACCCACAACCAAAAACCCGTAA
- a CDS encoding TonB-dependent receptor, protein MIRLLHSRSVVAVGLLAATFLPSVLRAQGPTGTLTGTVTEAGTGKPISGATVFVLGTPRGMLTREDGTYRLTVRAGSYDVTARLVGFGSAKRRITIAAGQTLTENFTLDKSAVNLQAVAVVGTRRTERSVTDAPVPIDVVTSEQIKQTGRTELGQILQMIVPSLNFSRATVADGTDHQRPFTLRGLGPDQVLVLINGKRRHNGALVNINNSIGRGSAGVDLNAIPATSIDRIEVLRDGAAAQYGSDAIAGVVNVVLKSNAPLEASSTVGVTEKGDGQVTQADLARGFALGGSGFVHLSGEFRDRGFTNRSLPDLRPQYGDSISVANGAFVRSTNPRQNDPYRLNLINHRQGDAATQDAVAFLNAGKTFSNDVTLYAFGGLGRRKGEAAGFFRRAGDNRTVRALWPDGFLPLIRSTIVDRSLSVGLKGTNAGWKWDASSVYGYNGFRFDVANSNNASLGPLSPTNFYAGQLRFTQITNNIDLSRAVNVGLAAPLNVALGAENRIERYGIGQGEPDSWRDGGGLLKANGRSLFTPGDSLVRALPGAQVFPGFRPQDEKDEGRTAFAGYVDLETKLTPTWLVNVAARGEHFSDFGSAIIGKLASRYELGTTWSLRGAVSTGFRAPSLAQSFLSASSTNFIGNPPIPQEVVTLPVGSAAARALGATDLKPEKSQNLSLGATWTPAPSFTATLDAYRITINDRIVFSENLLGTQVASALSSLGYSASTAARYFTNAIDTRTNGMDLVFNYGTTLENGATLRTTWGTNWGRTFVTRIQDNPSQLAALNAKIFGRVEKNRIEETQPRLNSRLTVNYQKKALGFEVQHAYFGTVWLKQGAIVDNTGAPVPLTTTAQADQTLRGRWITDASVSYRFTKVTLTGGFDNLFNVYPDRNIAINSNSGIFQYSGFSPWGFNGRFTYVRLSYRL, encoded by the coding sequence ATGATCCGCCTTCTCCATTCCCGATCCGTCGTGGCCGTGGGATTGCTGGCCGCGACGTTCCTGCCGAGTGTCCTGCGCGCGCAGGGCCCGACCGGTACGCTGACCGGTACGGTCACCGAGGCCGGCACCGGCAAGCCCATCTCTGGCGCGACCGTGTTTGTCCTGGGGACGCCGCGGGGCATGCTCACCCGTGAAGACGGCACGTATCGCCTGACGGTACGCGCCGGAAGCTACGATGTCACGGCACGCCTCGTCGGCTTCGGTTCCGCCAAGCGCCGCATCACCATCGCGGCGGGGCAGACGCTCACTGAGAACTTCACGCTCGACAAGTCGGCGGTGAACCTGCAGGCGGTGGCCGTGGTCGGCACGCGTCGCACGGAGCGCTCCGTGACCGACGCGCCGGTGCCGATCGACGTGGTCACCTCCGAGCAGATCAAGCAGACCGGCCGCACCGAGCTGGGGCAGATCCTGCAGATGATCGTCCCCTCGCTCAACTTCTCGCGGGCGACCGTGGCCGATGGCACCGATCATCAGCGGCCGTTCACGCTGCGTGGTCTCGGCCCCGATCAAGTGCTGGTGCTCATCAACGGCAAGCGTCGACACAACGGCGCGCTGGTGAACATCAACAACTCCATCGGTCGCGGGTCGGCGGGTGTCGATCTCAACGCCATTCCGGCCACCTCCATCGATCGCATCGAAGTGCTGCGCGATGGCGCGGCGGCGCAGTACGGCTCGGATGCCATTGCCGGTGTGGTCAATGTGGTGCTCAAGAGCAACGCGCCACTCGAGGCCTCGAGCACGGTGGGGGTGACCGAGAAGGGCGACGGGCAGGTGACGCAGGCGGACCTGGCGCGCGGTTTTGCGCTGGGCGGCAGCGGGTTCGTGCACCTCTCCGGCGAGTTCCGCGATCGTGGCTTCACCAACCGGTCACTCCCCGATCTGCGGCCGCAGTACGGTGACTCCATCAGCGTTGCCAACGGCGCGTTCGTGCGGTCCACCAACCCGCGCCAGAACGATCCATACCGCCTCAACCTGATCAATCACCGGCAGGGCGATGCGGCGACGCAGGACGCAGTGGCGTTCCTCAACGCCGGCAAGACGTTCAGCAACGACGTGACGCTCTACGCCTTCGGTGGCCTTGGCCGTCGCAAGGGTGAGGCGGCGGGCTTCTTCCGCCGCGCGGGCGACAACCGCACGGTGCGCGCGCTGTGGCCCGACGGCTTCCTCCCGCTCATCCGCTCCACCATCGTGGATCGGTCGCTGAGCGTGGGGCTCAAGGGCACGAACGCCGGCTGGAAGTGGGATGCGAGCTCGGTGTACGGCTACAACGGCTTCCGCTTCGATGTGGCGAACAGCAACAACGCTTCGCTCGGCCCGCTGAGCCCCACCAACTTCTACGCCGGGCAGCTCCGCTTCACGCAGATCACCAACAACATCGATCTCTCGCGGGCCGTGAACGTGGGGCTCGCCGCCCCGCTCAACGTGGCGCTTGGCGCGGAGAATCGCATCGAACGCTACGGGATCGGCCAGGGTGAGCCCGATTCGTGGCGTGACGGTGGGGGGCTGCTCAAGGCCAACGGCCGGTCGCTTTTCACGCCGGGCGATTCGCTTGTGCGGGCGCTGCCGGGCGCGCAGGTCTTCCCCGGCTTCCGGCCGCAGGATGAGAAGGACGAAGGGCGCACGGCCTTTGCCGGATACGTCGATCTCGAGACGAAGCTGACCCCGACGTGGCTCGTGAATGTCGCCGCGCGCGGGGAGCATTTCTCCGATTTCGGTAGCGCGATCATCGGCAAGCTGGCGTCGCGTTACGAGCTGGGCACGACGTGGTCACTGCGTGGTGCGGTGAGCACCGGCTTCCGCGCCCCGTCACTGGCGCAGAGCTTCCTGTCGGCGTCGAGCACGAACTTCATCGGCAACCCGCCTATCCCGCAGGAAGTCGTGACGCTTCCCGTGGGGAGCGCGGCGGCGCGGGCACTCGGCGCGACGGACCTCAAGCCGGAGAAGTCGCAGAACCTGAGCCTCGGTGCGACGTGGACGCCGGCGCCGAGCTTCACGGCGACGCTCGATGCGTATCGCATCACGATCAACGATCGCATCGTGTTCTCGGAGAACCTGCTCGGGACGCAGGTGGCGAGTGCCCTCTCGTCGCTCGGGTACTCGGCGAGCACCGCCGCGCGTTACTTCACCAACGCCATCGATACGCGCACGAATGGCATGGACCTCGTGTTCAACTACGGTACGACGCTCGAGAACGGGGCCACGCTGCGCACGACGTGGGGCACCAACTGGGGGCGCACCTTCGTGACGCGCATCCAGGACAATCCGAGCCAACTTGCAGCGCTCAACGCCAAGATCTTCGGGCGCGTGGAGAAGAACCGCATCGAGGAAACGCAGCCGCGTCTCAACAGCCGGCTCACGGTGAACTACCAGAAGAAGGCGCTCGGCTTCGAGGTGCAGCACGCCTACTTCGGCACCGTGTGGCTCAAGCAGGGCGCGATCGTGGACAACACCGGCGCGCCGGTGCCGCTCACCACCACCGCGCAGGCCGATCAGACGCTGCGCGGCAGGTGGATCACGGATGCGAGCGTGTCCTACCGCTTCACCAAGGTCACGCTCACCGGTGGCTTCGATAACCTCTTCAACGTGTACCCCGACCGGAACATCGCGATCAACTCGAATTCCGGGATCTTCCAGTACTCCGGCTTCTCGCCGTGGGGCTTCAACGGGCGGTTCACGTACGTGCGGTTGAGCTACCGGCTGTAA